In a single window of the Massilia oculi genome:
- the msbA gene encoding lipid A export permease/ATP-binding protein MsbA encodes METKVIVRRLLALVKPYQSRAWMALLSMAVTAATQPLLGEALKVLLDDGFKENVGFSLWWIPTILVSIFILRGIGTFGTAYFNNWVLSRVLNDMRALAFERVLRLPVARYQDESTGKIINTVVNDVRQVVDMIQSVFVACVRDVLVVIGLLGTLLYLNWKLTLVAIIVIPLTAVIVRTTTKRLRNLNRESQRVTAEMTGVVEEAARGHQVIRVFAGEKYERQRFHQRSEALRGFSQRMTVAFAATTPVTQIATSLALSLVIVLAIQADMTVGEFTQFVTMMLMLLTPLKSLAEVNGPMQRGMAAAETVFGIIDSEPEVDTGNRELGRARGHLVLENVVFRYPNALNPAMNGVSLEVKPGQTVALVGVSGGGKSTFVNLVTRFYDPEGGRLLLDGVPYTDIRLASLRGQLAMVSQNVVLFDDTLAANIAYGAEQVDYERLAAAVRAAHLTDVVARLPDGIDTRIGENGSRLSGGQRQRVAIARAIYKDAPLLILDEATSALDNESERAVQAALDTLMAGRTTIVIAHRLSTIERADRIVVMEAGRIVEQGTHDELLAHKGMYANLYHLQFTAAEA; translated from the coding sequence GTGGAAACTAAAGTGATCGTCCGGCGCCTGCTCGCGCTGGTCAAACCGTATCAATCGCGCGCCTGGATGGCGCTGCTGTCGATGGCCGTCACGGCCGCCACCCAGCCGCTGCTGGGCGAGGCGCTCAAGGTCCTGCTCGACGATGGCTTCAAGGAGAACGTCGGCTTCAGCCTGTGGTGGATCCCCACCATCCTGGTGTCGATCTTCATCCTGCGCGGCATCGGCACCTTCGGCACCGCCTATTTCAACAACTGGGTGCTGTCGCGGGTTCTCAACGACATGCGCGCACTTGCTTTTGAACGTGTCCTTCGCCTGCCGGTGGCGCGCTACCAGGACGAATCGACGGGCAAGATCATCAACACCGTGGTCAACGACGTGCGCCAGGTGGTCGACATGATCCAGTCGGTGTTCGTGGCCTGCGTGCGCGACGTGCTGGTCGTGATCGGCCTGCTCGGCACCCTGCTGTACCTGAACTGGAAGCTGACCCTGGTCGCGATCATCGTGATCCCGCTGACCGCCGTCATCGTGCGCACCACCACCAAGCGCCTGCGCAACCTGAACCGCGAGAGCCAGCGCGTCACCGCCGAGATGACCGGCGTGGTCGAGGAAGCCGCGCGCGGCCACCAGGTGATCCGCGTGTTCGCGGGCGAGAAGTACGAGCGCCAGCGCTTCCACCAGCGCAGCGAAGCCCTGCGCGGCTTCTCGCAGCGCATGACGGTGGCCTTCGCCGCCACCACCCCGGTGACCCAGATCGCGACCTCGCTGGCGTTGTCGCTGGTGATCGTGCTGGCGATCCAGGCCGACATGACGGTGGGCGAATTCACCCAGTTCGTGACGATGATGCTGATGCTGCTCACGCCCCTGAAATCGCTGGCCGAGGTGAACGGCCCGATGCAGCGCGGAATGGCGGCGGCCGAGACGGTATTCGGGATCATCGATTCGGAACCCGAGGTCGATACCGGCAACCGCGAACTGGGCCGCGCACGCGGCCACCTGGTGCTGGAAAACGTGGTGTTCCGCTATCCGAACGCACTGAACCCGGCCATGAACGGCGTCTCTCTGGAAGTAAAGCCGGGGCAGACGGTGGCGCTGGTGGGCGTGTCGGGCGGCGGCAAGTCCACTTTCGTGAACCTGGTCACGCGTTTCTACGATCCGGAAGGAGGCCGCCTGCTGCTCGACGGCGTGCCGTATACCGACATCAGGCTGGCCTCGTTGCGCGGCCAGCTGGCGATGGTGAGCCAGAACGTGGTGCTGTTCGACGATACGCTGGCGGCCAACATCGCCTATGGCGCCGAGCAGGTTGACTACGAGCGCCTGGCGGCGGCGGTGCGCGCCGCGCACCTGACGGACGTGGTGGCGCGCCTGCCGGACGGCATCGACACCCGCATCGGCGAGAACGGCTCGCGCCTGTCGGGCGGCCAGCGCCAGCGGGTGGCGATCGCGCGCGCGATCTACAAGGATGCGCCGCTCCTGATCCTGGACGAGGCGACGTCGGCGCTGGACAACGAGAGCGAACGCGCGGTGCAGGCGGCGCTCGATACCCTGATGGCCGGCCGCACCACGATCGTGATCGCGCACCGCCTGTCGACGATCGAGCGCGCCGACCGCATCGTGGTGATGGAGGCCGGGCGCATCGTGGAGCAGGGAACGCATGACGAACTGCTGGCGCACAAGGGCATGTATGCCAATCTGTATCACCTGCAGTTCACGGCGGCCGAGGCGTAA